From Topomyia yanbarensis strain Yona2022 chromosome 1, ASM3024719v1, whole genome shotgun sequence, one genomic window encodes:
- the LOC131677794 gene encoding methenyltetrahydrofolate synthase domain-containing protein translates to MATESQIETLPAAEQSAPLEDKPKEVTKRTIRLETWQKIKDQKLSPLRRFTVFNKIPNFAGSEKAAELLAETEEFKKANSVKVNIDMAQEPIKLEVIKARKTLFVPPAQKSPNVYAKIKNCDPDVVEMAVQKKIIKLQGAEDTFEEIDINGIEKLDMIVVGSCAVDRQGHRIGKGNGYVDLDIGILTYLGVITKDTLIVTTVHDVQVYDTLPDNLFQSYDLPLDMIVTPTEVIRVGKRLSRPTGIEWKLLSSRRLEIVPVLKSIKEREEKSGKVIELKSEDTDVESYQQKARQRRSFRRPQSGNRRRRRSDRRVSEKHQNGTAESHEDGEINEKTDGEGEEGKTKQRPLRRPRNPRRGPRRSGKDTGESGAEKSEGEDNDKKDTGDGDRKKGDRRNQRGRRRGNPKADRKFGRVERDLCIRVTNISRSMRIKDLKQELRTRECNPIFITWNGFYGKCYLHFQKKPEQDDEEQGAELLKQLENLTLTVTPREKEGEPAAEPKQVTLACEIMKRKEGGGGDAANAATTNGTVLEGSRIETTDVTSV, encoded by the exons AATTGAGACACTGCCAGCCGCAGAACAATCGGCCCCATTGGAAGATAAAC CGAAAGAGGTTACCAAACGCACAATCCGCCTGGAAACATGGCAAAAGATCAAGGATCAAAAGCTGTCACCGCTGCGTCGGTTCACCGTGTTTAACAAAATTCCAAACTTTGCCGGATCCGAGAAAGCAGCGGAATTGTTAGCCGAAACGGAGGAATTCAAGAAAGCTA ATTCTGTCAAGGTAAACATTGACATGGCCCAGGAACCAATCAAGCTGGAGGTGATCAAAGCCCGCAAAACGCTATTTGTACCACCTGCTCAGAAATCACCAAACGTGTACGCAAAGATCAAGAACTGCGACCCAGACGTGGTAGAGATGGCAGTGCAGAAGAAAATCATTAAACTACAGGGCGCGGAGGACACGTTCGAAGAGATTG ATATCAACGGCATCGAAAAGCTAGACATGATTGTGGTGGGGTCCTGTGCAGTTGACCGGCAAGGTCACCGAATCGGCAAGGGTAATGGATATGTCGATCTGGATATCGGCATCCTGACTTACCTGGGAGTGATTACTAAGGACACACTGATCGTGACCACAGTACACGATGTACAAGTGTATGACACGCTGCCGGACAATCTGTTTCAAAGCTATGATCTACCGCTAGATATGATTGTAACCCCGACAGAAGTGATCCGCGTCGGTAAGCGACTTTCTCGGCCGACCGGAATCGAGTGGAAATTGCTGTCTTCAAGGCGGCTGGAAATCGTGCCGGTGCTAAAAAGCATCAAAGAGCGAGAGGAAAA ATCCGGTAAGGTGATTGAGCTTAAATCGGAGGACACCGATGTTGAAAGTTACCAACAGAAAGCACGCCAGAGGCGATCGTTCCGTCGTCCTCAGTCGGGTAATCGACGAAGGAGGCGATCCGATCGAAGGGTAAGTGAGAAGCATCAAAATGGTACAGCCGAAAGCCACGAAGATGGTGAGATTAATGAGAAAACCGACGGTGAGGGAGAAGAAGGCAAAACAAAACAACGCCCACTGCGGAGGCCTCGTAATCCTAGACGCGGTCCACGAAGATCAGGTAAGGACACGGGCGAATCCGGTGCAGAAAAGTCCGAAGGTGAGGACAACGACAAAAAGGATACTGGTGATGGCGATAGGAAAAAGGGTGATCGTCGCAATCAGCGTGGACGCCGCCGGGGAAATCCCAAAGCGGACCGAAAGTTTGGACGAGTAGAACGGGATTTGTGCATTCGGGTAACGAACATTAGCCGTTCGATGAGAATCAAGGATCTGAAGCAGGAATTGCGAACCAGAGAGTGTAATCCGATTTTCATAACCTGGAACGGATTCTACGGCAAATGCTATTTGCATTTTCAGAAGAAACCCGAGCAAGACGACGAAGAACAGGGAGCTGAATTGTTGAAACAGCTGGAAAATCTGACGCTCACTGTGACTCCGAGGGAGAAGGAAGGAGAACCGGCGGCCGAGCCCAAGCAAGTAACACTAGCGTGTGAGATTATGAAACGAAAGGaaggtggtggtggtgatgcCGCTAATGCAGCGACTACGAATGGAACGGTTCTGGAAGGTAGCCGGATTGAAACGACTGACGTGACTTCTGTCTAA